Below is a genomic region from Rhinolophus sinicus isolate RSC01 linkage group LG11, ASM3656204v1, whole genome shotgun sequence.
AGGAACCGCCTTCAGTACATGGTAACCACGTGGGCACCTGCTATGTCCCTCTTCCCAAGCCCACAGGTTTGGGAAATTCAGGCTCTCTCTTTGGACCTGTGTCAGTCCTGAGACCACCTGGCCCTTTCTCCACCATACACCCCGACGCGCCTGGTCTGCACGTActgtcccttcttccttctgccaGCCATCCCGGGAGGCCTCCATCCCTCCCACTAGGTCTGACCTTTGATCCCACCTCCAGGTGACGCTCACCCTGTGACTCAGGAATGGACTCCAGGAAACTTTAGGGGAGCCCCAAACACTTAATATTAGCAGGGGAGCTAAGGACCTAGAAATTGGAATGCAGATTCTTTTTGTAGGGTGGAGACGCCCACGTGGCACAtggctctctctgtctttctttttaacagctttattgagatatgattcacatACTACACAATTCACTCATTTCAGTGTACACTCCATGGCTTTTAGTGCTCTTGCAGAGTTGGGCAACCATCACCGTCATAAGTTTTAGAGTAAACTTTTAATCTTCCTCACCCCCAAAGAATCTGCTTCTCTCAGGGTAGTATGTCCCTCATACTATTTCTTGGCTGAAACTTCTGCCTTAACAGCAACTGAGTGTTTCGTCTCAGGCTCCCCTGTGTCCCAGAGGAAAGACCTGTCTTATCCTGATGGCAAGCCAAGTGCATTTTCTCTGGCGAGGCCACCTCTGCCATCACAAGGCTGCTCTCGGGTCCCCTCCTCCTACAGCAAATCATCTGGGGCTTAGGTGGCGTCTGTCTGAGCTGTTTCTGACAGTTTGTTCTTTACCTCCACAGAAACACTACTTCCCCATCAACTACAAGGTCCCTGTGCCTTATGAGGGGGTGCTCAGAGTGGCCAATGTCACCAGGCTGGTGAGAATcccctcctgggctggggagtcccCTGCTCCACACACATCCCATGGGCCTCTCCTGAGAGCCATGTTGGTTTGGCAGGTCCTGTCCTGTTGCCAATGGCCTTTCTCGGCCTTTCAAGCAAGCCCACCCTCGGTCCAGGCCCGAAGCTGCCCGCTGTCCACAGTGGGCGCCTGTGATTGGCTCCCTATGCAGGGGCaagtgggtgggaggagggccCAGAGGGCCATGTTTGGAGGGTTTCAATGATTTCTTCTATCCCTCAGCAGAGGGCTCGGGTGAGCCAGCAGGAGCTGCGGTATTTGTGGGTCTGGGTGAGTCTCAGTGCCACTGAGGCAGTGCAGGAGGTGCTCCTGGAGGGCCACCCGTCCAAGCAGTACCTGGAGGAGATACACAGGCTGCTGGTGGACGTCCAGCAGCGCCTTCTGGTGAGCCAGGCGGAGGTGTGGGCGGGCAGggcgtgtgcacgtgtgtgcatcgCATGTGTGCGTGTGGGCCTGCATGCGTGTGGTGGCCCAGGGCTGTCGAGGGAGGATGAGAACACATGGAAAGTTACGGCGCGTCCTGAGGGGTGTGGGAAAAATGGGGGAGAGGAGACGGCCAGTGATGACCTAGGGGAGGCTGGGATGTGCCTGAGATCCTGTTCCAGGTTCTGTCTCTCACTCTGCGGTCCTGGGCTCTGTTTCTGCATCTACGAAACAAGGTTCCTTTgcgggagaggggaggagggatgaataggtggaacacAGGAGGTGATACTGTAATGTCGGCTATGTGACATTACGCATTTATCAAAgttcatagaatgtacaacataaagagtgaaccttaatgtaaactgtGGCCTTCAacgaataataataataatacaaaagggGTTCCTGATAACTGCCTGCTCAGGGTTAATCTGAGGCCTTGGGGTATGTCCTCCAAAAAGCCTGGGGAGTGAGGCGACCAGACGAGTGTGTGCCCATGCAGGCCACATGTGTGCTGTGGGACCCTCTCTACACCGTGTTGCCCTGCTCCCTACCCCACCCAGCCCTCCTCAGGACCCTGGCACACACCTGCTGTGGGGACCCCCACCAGCTCCCCAGCCAGAACACCCAACCGCAAATGTGAGCTTCTGAGGATCCCTGGCTTAGGGACTAGCAGCTGCTTTTGCAGCTACCTTGAACTTTGAGGAGGCTTTCGAAATTCTGGCAGAGGCTGGGTGCCCCAGCGATTTCCTTGGTGGCTCTTTTGTGCCTTGGGGCAGGGTGGGTGGTGGCGCTGACTTGGGGAAGACAGTTTTCCATTCTCGATTTTCCTTGAGAGTGTCTCTGGCTCTGAGAGGTCTAGGGAGCTAGTTTGGGAGCGAGGAAGGAGATCGTGGGGTGGGCTAGGGCCCTACCCACCTGGGCTGTTCAGATTTAACCAGCTTTTCCATCTGTTCTAACGATGTTAGCGGTCTAGGACCTGCTCTGACTATGCGCGGCACCTGTCAGGCCGTGGGGATGGGCCATGGGATGGGCCCCATTTTCCCTCCCACCAGCCTCACTTGTCTCTCTGAGCTTGCGCGCTAGGTCTTTTTTTAagggctgctgtaataaagtACCACTAACTGGTgactttaaaacaacagaaattattctgtcacagttctggagaccaggaatttgaaatcaaggtgtgggcagggccatgctccctctgaaagccctacctttctttctgcctcctccagcttctggtggctgctggtgctccttggcttgtggcagcatccaacttctgcctccgtcttcacagGGCCTTTCCCTCTGTCCTCATGTCCTTTCTCTTAGAAGGACACTCGTCGTTAGATTTAGGGCCtaccctaaatccaggatgatgtCATCCTGAGATccttaacataattatttttgcaaagaccctatttcccaataggtcacattcataggtacCAGGAGTTTGAACTTAGACATAGCTTATTTAGGGGTATAGCAGAGGGACACACAATTTAACCCAGCACATTTTCCCTTCAGGAAGGTCCTTTCCCAGCTTAGGCGCCACATTTCTGGCTAGAACAGCAAGGATGCCCAGACGTCTGCCCTGTCTGGCCTGCCCCCTGTagtcatttttcaaatgatgaCAAAAGAGAAGGCTCTGTGTTGTGCTTGGGGGAGGGCCATTGAGGGGGACCCCCTCCCTCCCGGAAACTTAGCACCTGCAGCAAGAAGGAGAGAAATTGCTCACAGGCCTCCTGATCACAGGAAGTCTTGTCCTTCTTCTGTGGTTTGCACAGCTCTAGGTGGGACAGCCCCACCACAGCCCTCTTGGGGTGTGGCCTGTCTCTTCACTGGCCCGTGGTCCTAATGGTTTTCTCCCTTCTAGGATGTGGAGGTGGGCCCCAAGGTGGAAGCAGTTTTGTCTCTCCTGAGTGCCCCAGGGCTGAGCCTGAAGCTGGTGCGGCCCAAAGCCCTGCTGGACAACTGCTTCCGGGTCATGGAGCTGCTGTACTGCTCTTGCTGTAAGGAGCTTTGAGTGGATGGGGCTGGGGGTAGGAGGCTAGGCAACTGTGCTggggtcagtggcagagctggcaccCTCCTGGGAATGCTCTCCGATATCCAGGGTGGCAGGCTATTTCTGAAGCTGAGATGGGCCCTGCATATGGGGACAAGAACAATGTGACTTGGTCTGCGCCAAGGGGGGTGTTGACCCCTCCTGCAGTCTGTTTTGCTCTCTCCCCTGCAGGTAAACAAAGCCTCGTCCTAAACTGGCAGAAGTGTGAGGTGCTAAGCCCTCCGCCTCACAGTCCAGAGCCCTCGTCACAGTGTGTGGCCGCCCAGCTATACCCTCTACGCCAGgagccccccacctccctgcccccctccctggGATCCCAGGCTGGTCCCCCAGCTCAGTGAAACTGCTGAGGGCACAGGAGGAGGCCTCCTGCCCCAAGTAGCCTGTATGGAGCAGCTCCCACAGTTCGACTGGGCCTCAGGTGTCCCTGGGTGGTGGTGCTGAGCCCCCCTTGGGAGAGGGTATTTTTCCTTTCAGGAGGATCCTGTGCCCAAGGAGGGCTCAGCTTTCCACCCCCCATACGTCACATCGTCTCACCAGGAATGGGGGGGCCTGGGGGCACCTGAAGGTGAGCAGGACAGCGCTCATGGCCCCTCGTGCACCGCCCGGCTGCCTTGCTCAAGGCAGTGCTGTCTCCTGGGCCGCAGAAGGGAGAGCTGTGCCAGGTGGGCTGGTGGGCGTGGAGGGGACAGAACTCAGCAAGGCCAAGGAGAGGGCAGAGCCAAATGCCATATCTTGCCACAGTGGGTGCTCTTCCAgttccttttgttttctattaaacacccgctttgttttgttttttgtttgggtttgCATTTGCGAGGGTGAACCTGGAAAGGCTGCGAGCCTCTCCGCCACCTCgtgctccagctccagctggcCAAGTGCAATGGGCAGCTGGTCGGCTCCAGGCCTGGGTCTGAGGGTTCCGACTTGGAATGGAGCCTGGCCAGGGGGCTGGAATGGTGGCCATGTGAGGGGCTGAGTTCCTCCCAGCCCCACCTTAGCACATAGGGCCTCAGTGAGGCTGATACAGCACGGCCGGAGGTGCCGTCAGACTGACCCCAGCGGTGCCTCCTGGCCACCTTCCTCCTCCATCTGGCTGCCTCAAGACAGGTCCCATCAGGGGCAGAGCTGCGGCAGGCCTTCAAAGGTATGCGTCCTGGCACAAGACTCAGTCCTGCTACACAAAGGCCTGGGCTGCCAGGGAGCCCCTCACCCCCTCAGTGTGGAATCTGGATGGGAAAGGGGGTGCTGCAGACGGCAGGTGAGCAGCAGCAGAGGAAGCAGGCGGAGGCATGGGTGTTACAGTACAACTTTATTAATACTGGGGTCTTCACAGTGCATTTGTTACTTGTAGCAGTGACTATTTAAATCAAGGGCAggatggggtggagggggaggaggggagaggagaattTATCCAAAAactgacagaaagaaaagaaacaaaatggttctgatgggatggggggagagggggtgcaggggggaggtgaagggaagaAAGACTGAGTGGGAACCATGAGGGGAGGCCTGGGGcgggaaaataaattaaaagaaggaaCAAGTTAACAACAGCACCAGAAAAGTTACTTCAGTCAAAAGAGTTTGAAAAGAATATTTCtctgtacaaaatgaaaaataaaacgaATGTAAGGAAGTCCCCCAAACCAAAGTCTGATGCGGGATGGCTGGCTCGGATCCCGGGGAGTGGGCCTACAGGTGGTCACTAGACGATGAGAGGTGGTCAAAGGGACGGGGGGTTATGTACAGCCCTGGGTGGCTTGGAGGGGAGGGGCAAGTGGGGATCGGTGGGATGGCTGTGTCCCCCCTACCCCCCTCCAAagccacccccactccccaggaGGCAAGCTCTTCCTCTCTGGAAGCCAAGGACCCAGCCTCCCTCCAACCCACTGCTCCTCACCCTGCTCCCCTCACACTTCCTGCATCCTACTCCGCACGCCCACCTGGGCGGAGTCCTGTGCAGCCCTGAGGAAGGGGCCGTGGAGACTCCACCGCAGGGCAGCCCGCACCGGCCCCTCTGCTCTTGCAGCCTCTTCAGGCCTCCTTGGCCTGGGCCCCGTCCAGGTGCTCAAACCTGGGCTCTGAGGTTGGCCGCAGTGCTCAGCAAGGTGGTTTTCAGACCTAGTGACTTACAGGTACTGTTCTACGTGCCCTGGGGGAGCTGGGGGCTCCATCCACTTGGGGGCACCCTTGgttccccagccccacctggccATGCTGCCTGGGTCCCAGTTCCCGGCACAAGCACTACCAGGATCTCTAGCTGGTGCTGGGAGACTCAGCAATCCTGTCCGGGCGGCGCCCACCCTGTGGCCCTGCCACCCTTTGAGCTCAGCTCTCTGCTGGCCTGCAGGACCTCACGAAGTCCTCCACTCGCTGGAGGTGCACCTACTTTTACCTGCTTAGAGTTGGCACAACTTGGTGCAAGGAAGGGGAAAGACACCCCCAGCTCGCCCCACCCCTGCTTTGCTGCCAGAACAGGCCAGGActgcagggctggggtggggagtgcGTCCTGGGATGGCATCTCCTCTGGCAACAGAGAGTCAAAGCCAATCTCCCGGGACGTGCCCCTGACCCGGCCTGGCCTGGGTTGGAAGATCCGCCTCCCCTGGCCATCCCAACCTTAATTTGGCTTTGCTCCAGACGCTGGAGAGAACAGCTGCTCCCTGGCTTTTGGGGAGCCAATTCAGCCCTCCTCGTCCTGCCATGGTACATCAGGCCACTGTGGGGGCCCCCCGTCCGTCAGGCACTCTTGGACACACCCTGTATCGTCCACCCTGTCCCCACATACGGTCCTTGTCCAGTCAGCTCCATTTTACAGTCATAACCCCACATCCCCTCTGCGGCTCCAGCTCCCACCCCTAAAGGTGGCTGAAACTGTGAGCAAAGTGCCACCAGAATTAGTTTTGACATGCCTAGATGCGGACTGGACATCTGAAAGCAGCTCCTGAAGCCTCTGGACTCTTCCCTGCTGCCGCACCCTGCTCAGCAACCCCAGCCACAGCTcacagggaagggaaaggcagGACACGGAAACTGCCTGAGGgtcccctgcctcctccaggcaggGCCCCTGCATTTCCTACCCAAGACCCTTCCCTCATGGTGGGCTGGCCTCCCAACTTCACCTGCCCCTACAACCACCAGCTACTCTGCACACCTTTTCAGTCAAAGCCACTACCTTAGCTGACTGGGCACCCCCTCCACAGCCACCCTGCCTCCCTGATGGAGAGGAGCACGGGAGAGGCAGAGAAGTGAGAGGCAGGGACAGGGGCTCAGTCAGAGGCGGAGCAGCCAGCATTCCGGAAAGGCCCGAGGCACCACCAACCCTGGGGAGAAGCCGGGGCCAGGTAAGCTAAGCTGTGGCACTGTGGGCCCAGGCCGGGTGGGTGGGATGGCGAGAGGCTGTCCTGGCCCCTCCGCCGTGGGCAGGGGAGTGGACTCGGGCTCACTGAGATGTGGGAAAGGCAGAGCCtgcagggagaaagaggaggaacaCAATAGGTAGGGAGAGTATAAAACAGGCTCCAAATCCAGTTCAAGGCCTGCAGGCTCCTGTCGCAGTGAGGTCTGTTAAAGAAGTCACTTCCTGCTTAAACGTCGAAATCCaagctgtgtgtgtcttttcataAAGTGGCTTTGCcttgtgtgatttaaaaaaaaaccaaacttgcCTGGCTCTGCTCTCTCCTGGCTATGCCTCTGCTCAGAGCCCTCGCTGCTCAACAGGCCACCAGCCTCACACTCAGCcagagggtgggagggtggcGCCATCACAAGATGCGCGGCGCTGACCTGTCGTTGGTGACGGTCCTGCGGAGCCGCACCCCTCGCCGGATGGCCACCAGCATATCTTCAGCTGGGGGGTCCCCAGTGGCAGCTGGGGGCAAGGTGGGCGTCTCCTCGGAGGGGGTGGCTGACAGCGcggtggggaaggggaactggcCCTCGCCCAGGGCATGGGCGCCCGCCACCAGCTCCCCGAGCTTCTCCACCAGGCTGTGCCGGTTGG
It encodes:
- the IL34 gene encoding interleukin-34 isoform X1, whose product is MPRGLAWLHYLGILLGMALGLEVWTLTQSEECAITGSLRDKLQFRNRLQYMKHYFPINYKVPVPYEGVLRVANVTRLQRARVSQQELRYLWVWVSLSATEAVQEVLLEGHPSKQYLEEIHRLLVDVQQRLLDVEVGPKVEAVLSLLSAPGLSLKLVRPKALLDNCFRVMELLYCSCCKQSLVLNWQKCEVLSPPPHSPEPSSQCVAAQLYPLRQEPPTSLPPSLGSQAGPPAQ
- the IL34 gene encoding interleukin-34 isoform X2 is translated as MPRGLAWLHYLGILLGMALGLEVWTLTQSEECAITGSLRDKLQFRNRLQYMKHYFPINYKVPVPYEGVLRVANVTRLRARVSQQELRYLWVWVSLSATEAVQEVLLEGHPSKQYLEEIHRLLVDVQQRLLDVEVGPKVEAVLSLLSAPGLSLKLVRPKALLDNCFRVMELLYCSCCKQSLVLNWQKCEVLSPPPHSPEPSSQCVAAQLYPLRQEPPTSLPPSLGSQAGPPAQ